The Methylotenera sp. G11 genome includes a window with the following:
- a CDS encoding GGDEF domain-containing protein: protein MDNDIETDSAVYKTLLESTNAIPWKIDWATLKFSYIGPQIESLLGWPRSSWVSVEDWASRMHPEDRAWVVDFCVAQSKAGTDHEADYRALGKDGDYVWIRDVVHVVRNEQGEVEALIGFMFDISERKTTEEKLIVLQKELEDLSFKDGLTGVPNRRMFDTIMEAEWANAMRNHQPLSLIMLDIDYFKQYNDHYGHIQGDDCLKRVAQALSSAATRSRDFFARFGGEEFVLVLPETDATAAKNVAERCRNLIFKEQIFHEKSQVSQLMTASFGVGTIIPTRNDELIKFVAEVDMRLYRAKKEGRNCIM, encoded by the coding sequence ATGGATAATGATATAGAAACAGACAGTGCCGTTTATAAAACGCTGCTGGAATCAACGAATGCGATTCCGTGGAAAATAGACTGGGCTACACTGAAGTTTTCCTATATCGGGCCGCAGATTGAGAGCCTGCTCGGCTGGCCGCGTTCAAGCTGGGTATCTGTTGAGGATTGGGCTTCCAGGATGCACCCTGAAGACCGGGCATGGGTTGTGGATTTTTGCGTTGCACAGTCCAAGGCTGGCACTGACCATGAAGCAGATTATCGTGCGCTTGGCAAAGATGGCGATTATGTGTGGATTCGTGATGTAGTGCATGTCGTTCGTAACGAGCAGGGCGAGGTTGAAGCGCTGATCGGGTTCATGTTTGATATCAGCGAGCGAAAAACTACAGAAGAGAAATTGATCGTGCTGCAGAAAGAGCTGGAAGATCTTTCATTCAAGGATGGCTTAACCGGTGTTCCCAACCGCCGTATGTTCGATACCATTATGGAAGCGGAATGGGCTAATGCCATGCGCAATCACCAGCCGCTTTCATTAATCATGCTGGACATTGATTATTTCAAGCAATATAACGACCACTATGGCCATATTCAGGGGGATGATTGCCTGAAGCGGGTGGCGCAGGCTTTGAGCTCTGCCGCTACCCGATCCCGGGACTTTTTCGCACGGTTTGGCGGGGAAGAGTTTGTACTGGTCTTGCCGGAAACGGATGCTACAGCGGCCAAGAATGTCGCTGAGCGATGCCGGAACCTGATATTCAAGGAACAGATCTTCCATGAAAAATCCCAGGTCAGCCAGCTGATGACCGCAAGTTTTGGGGTGGGCACGATTATTCCGACGCGCAATGACGAATTGATCAAGTTTGTTGCAGAGGTTGATATGCGCCTATACCGGGCGAAGAAAGAAGGCCGGAACTGCATTATGTAA